Proteins encoded within one genomic window of Streptomyces sp. NBC_00523:
- the ffh gene encoding signal recognition particle protein yields the protein MFDTLSDRLAATFKNLRGKGRLSEADIDATAREIRIALLEADVALPVVRSFIANVKERARGVEVSQALNPAQQVVKIVNEELISILGGETRRLRFAKNPPTVIMLAGLQGAGKTTLAGKLGLWLKGQGHSPLLVACDLQRPNAVNQLSVVADRAGVAVYAPQPGNGVGDPVQVAKDSIEYARSKQYDVVIVDTAGRLGIDQELMQQAADIRDAVSPDEILFVVDAMIGQDAVNTAEAFRDGVGFDGVVLSKLDGDARGGAALSIAHVTGKQIMFASNGEKLDEFDAFHPDRMASRILDMGDLLTLIEQAEKTFSQEEAAKMASKLASSKGKDFTFDDFLAQMEQVRKMGSISKLLGMLPGMGQIKDQINNIDERDIDRMAAIIKSMTPKERAEPTIINGSRRARIAKGSGSDVSAVKGLVERFFEARKMMSKMAQGGGMPGMPGMPGMGGGPGRQKKQVKQAKGKRKSGNPMKRKAEEQAAAARREAAQNGVPGLPAGQDAQNFELPDEFKKFMG from the coding sequence GTGTTCGATACTCTCTCCGACCGCCTTGCCGCGACTTTCAAGAACCTCCGGGGCAAGGGCCGCTTGTCCGAGGCGGACATCGACGCCACGGCTCGCGAGATCCGTATCGCCCTGCTCGAAGCCGATGTGGCGCTGCCCGTCGTCCGGTCCTTCATCGCCAACGTCAAGGAGCGGGCGCGCGGCGTAGAGGTCTCCCAGGCCCTCAACCCCGCCCAGCAGGTCGTCAAGATCGTCAACGAGGAGCTCATCTCCATCCTCGGTGGCGAGACCCGGCGGCTGCGGTTCGCGAAGAACCCGCCCACCGTGATCATGCTCGCCGGTCTCCAGGGTGCCGGTAAGACGACCCTCGCCGGAAAGCTCGGCCTCTGGCTCAAGGGCCAGGGCCACTCCCCGCTGCTCGTCGCCTGCGACCTCCAGCGCCCCAACGCCGTCAACCAGCTGAGCGTCGTCGCCGACCGCGCCGGTGTCGCGGTGTACGCCCCCCAGCCGGGCAACGGCGTCGGCGACCCGGTCCAGGTCGCCAAGGACTCCATCGAGTACGCCCGGTCCAAGCAGTACGACGTTGTGATCGTGGACACCGCAGGCCGCCTCGGCATCGACCAGGAGCTGATGCAGCAGGCCGCGGACATCCGCGACGCCGTCAGCCCGGACGAGATCCTGTTCGTGGTCGACGCGATGATCGGTCAGGACGCGGTCAACACCGCCGAGGCGTTCCGCGACGGCGTCGGCTTCGACGGCGTGGTGCTCTCCAAGCTCGACGGTGACGCCCGCGGTGGTGCCGCCCTGTCGATCGCCCACGTCACGGGCAAGCAGATCATGTTCGCCTCGAACGGCGAGAAGCTGGACGAGTTCGACGCGTTCCACCCGGACCGCATGGCGTCCCGAATCCTCGACATGGGTGACCTGCTCACCCTGATCGAGCAGGCGGAGAAGACCTTCAGCCAGGAAGAGGCCGCCAAAATGGCCTCCAAGCTGGCGTCCAGCAAGGGCAAGGACTTCACGTTCGACGACTTCCTGGCCCAGATGGAGCAGGTCAGGAAGATGGGCTCCATCTCCAAGCTGCTCGGCATGCTGCCCGGCATGGGGCAGATCAAGGACCAGATCAACAACATCGACGAGCGCGACATCGACCGCATGGCCGCGATCATCAAGTCGATGACCCCGAAGGAACGTGCCGAACCGACGATCATCAACGGCTCGCGCCGGGCCCGTATCGCCAAGGGTTCCGGTTCCGATGTCTCCGCCGTCAAGGGACTGGTCGAGCGGTTCTTCGAGGCCCGCAAGATGATGTCGAAGATGGCCCAGGGCGGCGGCATGCCGGGGATGCCCGGGATGCCGGGCATGGGCGGCGGGCCCGGCCGGCAGAAGAAGCAGGTCAAGCAGGCCAAGGGCAAGCGCAAGAGCGGCAACCCGATGAAGCGCAAGGCCGAGGAGCAGGCCGCGGCCGCCCGCCGGGAGGCCGCGCAGAACGGCGTCCCCGGCCTCCCGGCCGGGCAGGACGCCCAGAACTTCGAGCTGCCCGACGAGTTCAAGAAGTTCATGGGCTGA
- a CDS encoding SAM-dependent methyltransferase encodes MTPTLVRHHRHTESSALADGATRARDWAEIQERMLAPLYEAVYTRLEVGPATRMLSLGCGSGLALLMAVGRGASVTGVDTDPDRLALARTRLLPAPEDHGAPAAAPLLTESVAEAADGGPHHLITAFTPIGCEAGDGEELVRALETAVPSADRRATVVLTGWGPPERCATESVLRVAGRLADDGRGPGGGWRGPRRDDLEDVAFRAGLRPDGSGRVACPFGYADMDSAVRGLLSTRLFEAAVRATDRWQVEKELAEALHPHRRPDGTVWMSNVFRYLVCTT; translated from the coding sequence ATGACACCAACGCTCGTTCGGCACCACCGGCACACGGAGTCGTCCGCCCTCGCGGACGGCGCCACCCGCGCCCGCGACTGGGCGGAGATCCAGGAACGGATGCTGGCACCGCTGTACGAAGCGGTGTACACGCGGCTGGAGGTGGGGCCCGCCACGCGGATGCTCTCGCTCGGCTGCGGCTCCGGCCTGGCGCTGCTGATGGCCGTGGGCCGGGGCGCCTCGGTCACCGGCGTGGACACCGACCCGGACCGCCTCGCCCTCGCCAGGACCCGGCTGCTGCCCGCGCCGGAGGACCACGGCGCGCCGGCCGCCGCCCCGCTGCTCACGGAGAGCGTCGCCGAGGCGGCGGACGGCGGGCCGCACCACCTGATCACCGCGTTCACCCCGATCGGCTGCGAGGCGGGCGACGGCGAGGAGCTGGTGCGGGCGCTGGAGACCGCGGTGCCGTCGGCGGACCGGCGCGCCACGGTCGTCCTGACCGGCTGGGGCCCGCCGGAGCGGTGTGCCACGGAGTCGGTGCTCCGGGTGGCCGGGCGGCTCGCCGACGACGGGCGCGGACCGGGCGGCGGCTGGCGCGGACCGCGCCGCGACGATCTGGAGGACGTGGCCTTCAGGGCCGGGCTGCGGCCGGACGGCTCCGGCCGGGTGGCCTGCCCGTTCGGTTACGCGGACATGGACAGCGCGGTACGCGGCCTGCTGTCGACCCGGCTGTTCGAGGCGGCGGTCCGGGCGACGGACCGGTGGCAGGTGGAGAAGGAGCTCGCCGAGGCGCTGCACCCGCACCGGCGGCCGGACGGCACGGTGTGGATGTCCAACGTGTTCCGGTACCTGGTCTGCACGACGTGA
- the rpsP gene encoding 30S ribosomal protein S16, producing MAVKIKLKRLGKIRSPHYRIVVADSRTRRDGRAIEEIGLYHPVQNPSRIEVNSERAQYWLSVGAQPTEPVLAILKLTGDWQAHKGLPAPAPLLQPEPKADKRALFEALSSDGEESKGEAITPKAKKADKKADEAAAASAESTEA from the coding sequence GTGGCAGTCAAGATCAAGCTGAAGCGTCTGGGCAAGATCCGTTCGCCTCACTACCGCATCGTCGTCGCCGACTCCCGTACCCGCCGTGACGGCCGGGCCATCGAGGAGATCGGTCTGTACCACCCGGTGCAGAACCCGTCGCGCATCGAGGTCAACTCGGAGCGTGCGCAGTACTGGCTGTCCGTCGGCGCCCAGCCGACCGAGCCGGTTCTCGCGATCCTGAAGCTCACCGGTGACTGGCAGGCGCACAAGGGCCTCCCGGCCCCCGCGCCGCTGCTGCAGCCGGAGCCCAAGGCCGACAAGCGCGCCCTGTTCGAGGCCCTCTCCAGCGATGGTGAGGAGTCGAAGGGCGAGGCCATCACGCCGAAGGCGAAGAAGGCCGACAAGAAGGCGGACGAGGCTGCTGCCGCCTCCGCCGAGTCGACCGAGGCCTGA
- a CDS encoding RNA-binding protein, giving the protein MLEEALEHLVKGIVDNPDDVQVASRNLRRGRVLEVRVHPDDLGKVIGRNGRTARALRTVVGAIGGRGIRVDLVDVDQVR; this is encoded by the coding sequence ATGCTCGAGGAGGCTCTCGAGCACCTCGTGAAAGGCATCGTCGACAACCCCGATGATGTGCAGGTCGCCTCGCGCAACCTGCGCCGTGGCCGCGTGCTCGAGGTCCGGGTCCACCCCGACGACCTCGGCAAGGTGATCGGCCGCAACGGCCGCACCGCACGCGCGCTGCGTACCGTCGTGGGCGCCATCGGCGGCCGTGGCATCCGCGTCGACCTCGTCGACGTGGACCAGGTTCGCTGA